The Rhodocytophaga rosea genome has a segment encoding these proteins:
- a CDS encoding DMT family transporter, with product MTTQPALKDYLQLHFIVLIWGFTAILGLLISIPAVELVFFRILLSILFLAVLLYVRKKKFSMPVPEMLKLMSTGALIAAHWILFFGAARVSTASICLAGMATSSLWTSLTEPLIRGRRISVLEIFLGLVVIVGLYVVFHFEFNHALGITMAIGSALLAALFSVINAGFTNKHDAFVITFYEMIGAFLTTGLFLPVYRYYLTDTQTLQLNPTLTDWLYIAILAGICTVYAYSLAVRLMKKFTAFAMNLTINLEPVYGIVLAFLFFGDAEKMTPGFYFGTVIILAAVLLYPVLKRNLSSLKLKRAAAKTS from the coding sequence ATGACCACTCAACCTGCCTTAAAAGACTATCTGCAACTCCATTTTATTGTCCTTATCTGGGGATTTACAGCCATTCTGGGTTTGCTGATCAGTATTCCGGCTGTTGAACTGGTCTTTTTCCGTATCCTGCTATCTATCCTGTTTCTGGCTGTACTTTTATATGTACGCAAGAAGAAGTTCAGTATGCCGGTGCCTGAAATGCTCAAATTAATGAGTACTGGTGCCTTAATTGCGGCCCACTGGATTCTGTTTTTCGGCGCAGCCAGGGTTTCTACGGCCTCTATCTGTCTGGCTGGCATGGCGACCAGTTCCCTGTGGACCAGCCTCACAGAACCTCTCATCCGGGGAAGACGAATCAGTGTGCTGGAAATCTTCCTCGGGCTGGTGGTAATTGTGGGTTTATATGTGGTATTTCATTTTGAATTTAATCATGCCCTGGGAATAACGATGGCGATTGGTTCGGCGCTGCTGGCGGCTTTGTTCAGTGTGATCAATGCCGGATTTACTAACAAGCACGATGCCTTTGTGATTACGTTTTATGAAATGATCGGTGCCTTCCTCACCACCGGTTTATTTCTCCCGGTTTACCGTTATTACCTGACTGATACCCAGACTTTACAGCTCAATCCTACGCTCACCGACTGGCTATATATTGCCATTCTGGCCGGAATCTGTACTGTATATGCGTATTCTCTGGCGGTGCGGCTGATGAAGAAGTTTACGGCTTTTGCCATGAACCTGACCATCAACCTGGAGCCGGTATACGGCATAGTGCTGGCTTTTCTGTTTTTTGGCGATGCCGAAAAAATGACCCCTGGTTTTTATTTTGGGACTGTAATTATTCTGGCGGCAGTATTGCTGTATCCGGTATTAAAACGGAATCTTTCCAGCCTGAAATTAAAGCGTGCTGCAGCAAAAACTTCCTGA
- a CDS encoding alpha/beta fold hydrolase — protein MPAFRLLLFIWIILCPVFNSYAQQNTSATGKHFTSFDSTRIYYEVQGTGKPVVLIHGFIVNSTSWKSSPVYDSLQRNGFQLITLDLRGNGNSDKPHENAKYADNAEIKDIMALAKLLKLKKYDVVGYSRGAIVGAKLMVTDPKVNKVVLGGMGADFTNPDWPRRKLFYQALSGEPVKELEAMVKHVQQSGLDQTALAFSQKEQPVTTPQELAKVQHPVLVISGDVDNDNGSAEELAKLIKQSKVVRVPGNHGNTMRSAEFAREITQFLKGK, from the coding sequence ATGCCTGCCTTTCGATTACTTCTCTTCATCTGGATTATTCTTTGTCCGGTTTTTAATAGTTATGCCCAGCAAAATACTTCTGCCACCGGTAAGCATTTTACTTCCTTTGATAGCACCAGGATTTACTATGAAGTGCAAGGAACAGGAAAACCAGTAGTATTGATTCATGGCTTTATTGTAAACAGTACTTCCTGGAAATCAAGCCCGGTATACGACAGCCTGCAGCGGAATGGTTTCCAGCTGATTACCCTGGATTTACGCGGCAATGGCAACTCTGATAAACCCCATGAGAACGCAAAATATGCAGACAATGCTGAAATCAAAGATATTATGGCTTTAGCCAAATTATTGAAATTAAAAAAATATGATGTGGTCGGCTATTCCAGAGGTGCTATTGTGGGTGCCAAACTGATGGTAACTGATCCCAAAGTTAACAAAGTGGTACTGGGTGGCATGGGCGCTGATTTTACCAATCCGGATTGGCCCAGAAGGAAGCTTTTTTATCAGGCATTATCCGGAGAGCCAGTGAAAGAACTGGAAGCGATGGTGAAACATGTGCAGCAAAGCGGCCTGGACCAAACGGCTCTGGCCTTTTCTCAGAAAGAACAGCCTGTAACCACACCGCAGGAACTGGCGAAAGTTCAACATCCGGTTCTGGTGATTTCAGGCGATGTAGATAATGATAATGGTTCTGCCGAGGAACTTGCCAAATTAATTAAACAGTCCAAAGTGGTAAGAGTACCTGGCAATCATGGTAACACCATGCGTTCGGCTGAATTTGCAAGGGAGATCACTCAGTTCCTGAAAGGGAAGTAA
- a CDS encoding TetR/AcrR family transcriptional regulator, translated as MGVIERRQRQKENIRTGILQAARNIATKENWQAVTIRKIADEIEYTAPIVYEYFENKEAVLLAIALEGAEILLEKISNVALTEDPKARLIQFAQAHWQFACEHPEVYKLMFGFEWLPSHPEARPKIALQVRKIFLDTLSEISGVTDETKLESFSFNYMCILHGFTSLIMLAQSRKKEIPQFDPPHLLGIYMERFIKSIS; from the coding sequence ATGGGAGTCATAGAAAGAAGGCAGCGTCAAAAAGAGAACATCCGGACTGGTATATTGCAGGCCGCCCGAAATATTGCTACAAAAGAGAACTGGCAGGCAGTTACGATCCGTAAAATAGCTGATGAAATTGAATATACTGCTCCTATTGTGTACGAATATTTTGAGAATAAAGAAGCTGTGTTGCTGGCAATAGCGCTGGAAGGAGCCGAAATTTTACTGGAAAAAATAAGTAATGTTGCATTAACAGAAGATCCAAAAGCCCGTTTAATTCAATTTGCGCAAGCCCACTGGCAGTTTGCCTGTGAGCATCCGGAAGTATATAAACTGATGTTCGGGTTTGAATGGTTACCTTCTCATCCGGAGGCCAGGCCAAAGATCGCTTTACAGGTACGTAAGATATTTCTCGATACCTTAAGTGAAATCAGCGGAGTTACGGATGAGACGAAGTTAGAGTCATTTTCATTTAACTATATGTGTATTCTGCACGGGTTTACTTCTTTGATTATGCTGGCCCAAAGCCGTAAAAAAGAAATACCTCAGTTTGATCCCCCACATTTACTGGGAATTTACATGGAACGTTTTATCAAAAGCATCTCATAA
- a CDS encoding efflux RND transporter periplasmic adaptor subunit — translation MKKIVIVVIVLALSALVAFRLISNKKEIDSKNKMPDNSSVRVSVNVVPVQSRVSEQNLSMVGTVAANQVIDIKSEVQGKITSLNIELGNYVKKGQVIARIDDQIRRISLSNAEQKLADARQNLERYKNLLEGGAATQAQFEQYKLSYENAENALAQAKKELSNTTIAAPISGYITQKVVESGAFANVGNSIATIVDVSKLKVQLNVAENDVYALKVGDPVSITSTVYPGVTFKGEITFISPSGDAAHNYPVEISFVNQAKNELKAGTYVNIAFNRKSQVPSLQIPRESLVGSLKDAQVYVVNNNNIAQLRKITIGADNGAFLDVLEGLKEGEKVVTTGQINLTDSTLVSVIK, via the coding sequence ATGAAAAAAATAGTCATTGTGGTAATAGTTCTGGCCTTGAGCGCCCTTGTTGCCTTCCGACTCATCAGCAACAAGAAAGAAATTGACTCAAAAAATAAGATGCCGGATAATTCTTCTGTCCGGGTATCCGTAAATGTGGTTCCGGTACAAAGCCGTGTCAGTGAGCAGAATTTAAGTATGGTAGGAACGGTAGCGGCCAATCAGGTAATTGATATTAAATCGGAAGTGCAGGGCAAAATCACCAGTCTGAATATTGAACTGGGCAACTATGTAAAAAAGGGACAGGTAATTGCCCGGATTGACGACCAGATCCGCCGGATTTCTCTTTCCAATGCCGAACAAAAACTGGCTGATGCCCGGCAGAACCTGGAGCGGTACAAGAACTTACTGGAAGGTGGCGCTGCCACACAGGCACAGTTCGAGCAGTATAAACTGAGCTATGAAAATGCAGAAAATGCACTGGCACAGGCTAAAAAAGAGCTTTCCAATACAACCATAGCAGCTCCCATCAGCGGGTATATTACCCAGAAAGTGGTAGAATCTGGTGCCTTTGCCAATGTAGGCAATTCTATCGCTACCATTGTAGATGTTTCCAAGCTAAAAGTACAGTTGAATGTAGCTGAAAATGATGTATATGCCCTGAAAGTAGGCGACCCGGTAAGCATCACTTCTACCGTTTATCCAGGTGTTACTTTCAAAGGTGAAATCACGTTTATCAGCCCAAGTGGGGATGCCGCACATAATTATCCGGTAGAAATTTCCTTTGTTAACCAGGCCAAGAATGAACTGAAAGCCGGCACCTATGTAAACATTGCCTTCAACCGTAAAAGCCAGGTACCTAGCCTGCAAATTCCAAGAGAATCTCTGGTGGGTAGCCTGAAAGATGCACAGGTTTATGTGGTGAATAACAATAATATTGCTCAACTACGTAAAATCACGATTGGAGCAGATAACGGCGCATTTCTGGATGTACTGGAAGGATTAAAAGAGGGCGAAAAAGTCGTAACTACCGGACAGATTAACCTGACAGACAGCACCCTGGTAAGTGTAATTAAATAG
- a CDS encoding TolC family protein — MNNRFYTLSSLRSLPVRWVSILTLILLAGGNTLWAQSAGGPETFSIKDAIEYANVHNSNIKIARYDESIALQRVNEIRGSGLPQININGALDDRLKIPVQLIPASGFGGGGDTTTGTGGEYIRLKFGTKYNASLTGEVTQQIINPSFWVGMKAAKQSSIYYKQATQQTTEQTAYNISNAYYQVIVAQKQLQLLQTNLTSTQKILANTQLQFKNGVAKKVDVSRLQVNANNLQSQLKQAELSLVQVFNTLKFQMGMPIEKQISLSDTTLTFSEEEPVLSENTGNYVENRIEYKLLETNLKLQELDKKNFGSGYFPTLSAYGNYAYQAQRQQFDFFQPAKPWFESSAIGLRLSIPVFDGLQRNARVQQAKIKSLQIEERMNLTKQNINLEVSNSLTQYRNTLQRIESEQQNVQLAQEVYEVTQLEFREGVGTSTDVVEAETSLRQAQNTYITTLLDLYTARLDLERAKGNLLTYLNSK; from the coding sequence ATGAATAATCGATTCTACACCCTTTCTTCACTGCGCTCCTTACCTGTGAGATGGGTTTCAATACTAACACTGATATTGCTGGCAGGTGGCAATACGCTATGGGCGCAATCTGCTGGTGGACCAGAGACGTTTTCTATCAAAGATGCAATTGAGTACGCCAATGTGCATAATAGTAACATCAAGATAGCCCGGTACGACGAAAGTATTGCTTTGCAACGGGTGAATGAAATCAGAGGCTCAGGTTTGCCACAGATCAATATCAATGGGGCCTTGGATGACCGCCTGAAAATACCGGTTCAGTTGATTCCGGCTTCCGGATTCGGAGGCGGCGGTGATACTACTACAGGTACAGGCGGAGAATATATCCGGTTAAAGTTCGGTACCAAATACAATGCAAGCCTTACGGGCGAAGTTACCCAGCAGATCATTAACCCTTCCTTTTGGGTGGGTATGAAAGCTGCCAAGCAGAGTTCGATCTATTACAAGCAGGCTACACAACAAACCACCGAACAAACAGCATATAATATTTCCAATGCCTATTATCAGGTGATTGTAGCCCAGAAACAATTGCAGTTATTACAAACAAATCTAACCAGCACCCAGAAAATTCTGGCAAATACGCAGCTTCAGTTTAAAAACGGGGTAGCTAAAAAAGTCGATGTAAGCCGTTTGCAGGTAAATGCCAATAATCTGCAATCGCAGCTGAAACAAGCAGAATTGAGCCTGGTACAAGTATTCAATACCCTGAAGTTTCAGATGGGAATGCCGATTGAAAAACAAATCTCTCTCAGCGATACTACCTTAACCTTTTCAGAAGAAGAACCAGTGTTAAGCGAGAATACCGGAAATTATGTTGAAAACCGGATTGAATATAAGTTATTAGAAACCAATTTAAAGCTGCAGGAACTGGACAAAAAGAATTTTGGTTCGGGATATTTTCCTACACTTTCGGCCTATGGCAACTACGCCTATCAGGCACAACGCCAGCAGTTTGACTTCTTTCAGCCGGCTAAACCCTGGTTTGAGTCTTCAGCTATCGGGCTTCGTCTGAGCATTCCTGTATTTGACGGCTTGCAGCGGAATGCCAGGGTGCAGCAGGCGAAAATTAAATCCCTGCAGATAGAAGAGCGGATGAACCTTACCAAACAAAATATCAATCTGGAGGTTTCCAATTCACTTACCCAGTATAGAAATACCCTGCAACGCATTGAAAGTGAGCAGCAAAACGTACAACTGGCACAGGAAGTATATGAAGTAACACAACTGGAATTCAGAGAAGGTGTAGGAACGTCTACAGATGTAGTTGAAGCTGAAACTTCTTTAAGACAAGCGCAGAATACATATATCACCACCTTACTCGATTTGTATACCGCACGGCTGGATCTGGAACGTGCCAAAGGAAATTTACTCACCTATCTGAATTCAAAATAA
- a CDS encoding cyclase family protein, with protein sequence MSIQPSSPVLIDLSHTIEHGLITYKGLPATVICDYLSREDSRTFYEAGTEFQIGKIEMVTNTGTYMDCPFHRFAEGKDFSMIGLEKFTDLEAVVIRVPYADALAVTKEQLQNHSIIGKAVLVHTGWDIHWRTDQYFENHPFLTQDAAEYARDKGVKLVGIDSHNIDDTRGRSRPVHTTLLGAEILIVEHLCNLQALPDSGFTFSAIPPKFKGIGTFPVRAMAKVRG encoded by the coding sequence ATGTCTATACAACCTTCATCGCCAGTTTTAATTGACTTAAGTCATACGATTGAACATGGCCTGATCACCTATAAAGGACTGCCTGCAACAGTCATCTGTGACTATTTGAGCCGCGAAGATTCACGTACATTCTACGAAGCTGGTACAGAGTTCCAGATCGGAAAAATAGAAATGGTAACCAATACTGGTACCTATATGGATTGTCCGTTTCACCGATTTGCAGAGGGAAAAGATTTTTCGATGATCGGCCTGGAAAAGTTTACAGACCTGGAAGCTGTTGTTATTCGTGTTCCTTATGCTGATGCTCTGGCCGTGACAAAAGAGCAGCTACAAAATCATAGCATTATAGGTAAGGCAGTATTGGTACATACCGGCTGGGATATACACTGGCGCACAGACCAGTATTTTGAGAATCATCCCTTTCTCACCCAGGATGCTGCTGAATATGCCAGAGATAAAGGTGTAAAACTGGTAGGCATTGATTCTCATAACATTGATGATACCAGAGGCCGGAGCCGTCCGGTGCATACTACTTTGCTGGGAGCAGAAATCTTGATTGTAGAGCATTTATGTAACCTGCAAGCGTTGCCAGATTCAGGGTTTACTTTCAGTGCCATTCCTCCCAAATTTAAAGGCATAGGCACTTTTCCGGTACGGGCGATGGCAAAGGTGAGAGGATAA
- a CDS encoding McrC family protein, translating to MQLYEFGDYQTLPAHIELQSFKTYLKQIWENRLWFYEQQMIEEAESEELSATIRKQGQAILTFDGKDIQARNYVGFIYYQGLLIELLPKIFQSASFSSHTMFQHLLFYLSYVPGFRFPFARHSLDTEAEGTPLQVCIHMFAVFTEQILSTQAYVAYEEEEGPQQFMRGKLLTDPYMQQQLGTGQWQKLQTRYSSLQYDNSFNRLVKYVATQLLPVASKKSIQPLESVLFLLKEVSEQEFLLSEIDTIRLNRLYEDHQEIVNMCRFFLANEQVSPPEQEGRYFSFLVPMERVFEYFVAGFIKQHFPQIQVKTQSRSYLATWQGEQVFQIRNDIWIPATNVIMDTKYQVLNHDLEHVRKDINQADLYQMLAYAVRRNSTQVHLLYPGRVTKLETLTYEIENGLGNQTVYMHVHLLPVIVAETADLNQINIREYLEVLLKEELGKIINQ from the coding sequence ATGCAACTGTACGAATTCGGTGATTATCAGACCTTACCTGCACATATAGAACTTCAATCTTTTAAAACGTACCTGAAGCAAATATGGGAAAACCGCTTATGGTTCTATGAGCAACAGATGATAGAAGAGGCCGAATCTGAAGAACTGAGCGCTACTATCCGCAAACAAGGACAAGCCATTTTAACATTTGATGGAAAGGACATACAAGCCAGGAATTATGTGGGATTTATATATTATCAAGGACTGCTGATTGAACTGCTTCCTAAGATTTTTCAGTCTGCCAGTTTTTCCAGCCACACTATGTTTCAGCACCTGTTGTTTTATTTATCATATGTTCCAGGCTTCCGTTTTCCTTTTGCCAGACATAGCCTCGATACGGAAGCAGAAGGTACGCCTTTACAGGTTTGTATCCATATGTTTGCTGTATTCACCGAGCAGATACTCTCGACACAGGCGTATGTAGCTTATGAAGAAGAAGAAGGTCCCCAGCAATTTATGCGCGGCAAACTCCTGACAGACCCCTACATGCAACAACAGTTAGGTACCGGCCAGTGGCAAAAACTACAAACCAGGTATTCTTCTTTGCAGTACGATAATTCCTTTAACCGCCTTGTAAAATATGTAGCCACTCAGCTTTTACCGGTAGCTTCTAAAAAAAGTATTCAGCCGCTCGAATCGGTGTTATTTCTGTTGAAGGAAGTAAGTGAGCAGGAATTTTTGCTTTCAGAGATAGATACCATCCGCCTGAACCGTTTGTATGAAGACCACCAGGAAATCGTGAATATGTGCCGGTTCTTCCTGGCGAATGAACAAGTATCCCCACCAGAGCAAGAAGGCAGGTATTTTTCTTTTCTGGTACCCATGGAAAGAGTATTTGAATATTTTGTAGCCGGATTTATTAAACAACATTTTCCCCAGATACAGGTAAAGACACAAAGCCGGAGTTACCTGGCTACCTGGCAGGGAGAACAGGTTTTCCAGATCCGCAATGATATCTGGATTCCGGCAACCAATGTAATTATGGATACAAAGTATCAAGTACTGAACCATGATCTGGAACATGTGCGAAAGGATATCAATCAGGCAGATTTGTACCAGATGCTGGCCTATGCTGTCCGCAGGAATTCTACCCAGGTACACCTGCTGTATCCCGGACGGGTGACAAAACTGGAAACCTTAACCTATGAAATAGAAAATGGCCTGGGCAACCAGACGGTTTATATGCATGTACATTTGCTCCCGGTAATAGTAGCCGAAACCGCTGACCTGAACCAGATTAATATACGGGAATACCTGGAAGTATTGTTAAAGGAGGAATTGGGAAAAATAATTAATCAATAG
- a CDS encoding efflux RND transporter permease subunit → MSITEISIKRPALVIVIFTVLGILGTLSYTQLNYNLLPKFEAPVMSVITVYPGAAAGEVETSVTKKVEDALSSLENLDKIQSTSQEGVSIVVINLLQSANVDEAVQDAQRKVNAILAQLPDDVEAPTINKFSTDDLPVLQLGLTGNVSPTEFYKLVEDRIQPQLAKIQGVGQITLVGGEKREIKVNIDPEKLKAYKLSINQVTQAIVSANQDFPTGRVETSDQQYSLRLAAKFTTLDQLRNLVVSYQTNGSRITVKDVAEVEDGIAEYSTLNRINGRSSIGMIIQKQADANAVDLSKKVRAEIVNIEKLYAANGVKFSIANDTSTYTLASADAVQFDLLLAVIIVAAVMLIFLHSLRSSLIVMVAIPASMISTFILMYVFGFSLNLMTLMALSLVVGILVDDSIVVLENIYRHMEMGKDRRTAALDGRNEIGFTALAITLVDVVVFLPMSMVSGLIGNILREFALVVVFSTLMSLFVSFTITPMLASRFGKLDHFTTKTLWGRISLGFERMFTSLQDGYTRVLSWSLGHRWVIYLSAFLLFVGSIALVPAGFIGSEFAAQGDRGELVVQLEMEPQVTLYQNNLITKKVEQLIKSRPEVNLVLSKVGYTSGQMGTGTGSKNRSELTVVLVDKHQRSLSVEQFGAQIKAEIQKIPGVKAKAAPTSITGNANVAPVQIVLKGAELERVREAANTVLGVVQKIPGTTDVEFSIEDPNPELQVKLDRERMAALGLSVTDIGSTLRTAFNGNDDSKYRQGQYEYDIFISLDRFNRSNRDDVSNITFVNNQGQLVELKQFADVSQELGASKLERRDRLSAITVNAQVVGRPIGTVGNDIKEVMKSKKLPDGIIIEYAGSLQQQSDAFGSLAIALVIAIVFVYLIMVALYDSFIYPFIVLFSLPVALIGALLALALAFENLSIFSIIGMIMLMGLVAKNAILIVDFTNQQRALGLSVRDALIEAGRERLRPILMTTLAMVFGMLPIALASGAGAETKNGLAWVIIGGLTSSLLLTLVLVPSAYMTIERAITKVRGWFGKKTPQTAVLSVPSTAKHS, encoded by the coding sequence ATGTCTATTACCGAAATTTCAATAAAAAGACCAGCGCTCGTGATTGTGATTTTCACGGTGCTGGGAATTTTGGGAACGCTCAGTTATACCCAGCTGAACTACAACCTGCTGCCAAAATTTGAGGCACCGGTTATGTCAGTAATTACGGTATATCCCGGAGCAGCTGCCGGTGAAGTGGAAACATCTGTTACCAAAAAGGTAGAAGATGCCCTTTCTTCCCTGGAAAACCTGGATAAAATCCAGTCTACTTCGCAGGAAGGCGTTTCTATAGTAGTGATTAATTTGCTGCAAAGCGCCAATGTAGATGAAGCCGTACAGGATGCACAGCGGAAAGTAAATGCCATTCTGGCACAACTGCCGGATGATGTAGAGGCACCTACGATTAATAAGTTCTCTACCGATGACCTGCCTGTGTTGCAGTTAGGCTTAACCGGAAATGTGAGCCCTACAGAATTTTATAAACTGGTAGAAGACCGTATTCAGCCGCAGCTTGCCAAAATACAAGGAGTTGGCCAGATTACACTCGTAGGGGGTGAAAAACGGGAGATCAAAGTAAACATTGATCCTGAAAAATTAAAGGCATATAAACTTTCCATTAATCAGGTTACACAAGCGATTGTTAGTGCCAACCAGGATTTCCCGACTGGCCGGGTAGAAACATCCGATCAGCAATATAGCTTACGTCTGGCCGCTAAATTTACCACTCTGGATCAATTGCGTAACCTGGTGGTGTCTTACCAGACGAATGGAAGCCGTATCACAGTGAAGGATGTGGCAGAAGTAGAAGATGGCATTGCGGAGTATTCTACCCTCAACCGGATCAACGGCCGTTCTTCTATTGGGATGATTATCCAGAAACAAGCCGATGCCAATGCAGTAGATTTAAGTAAGAAGGTACGGGCAGAGATTGTGAACATTGAAAAACTATATGCAGCCAACGGTGTAAAATTCAGTATTGCCAACGATACTTCTACCTATACCCTGGCTTCTGCCGATGCTGTACAGTTCGACTTATTGCTGGCTGTGATCATTGTAGCGGCCGTTATGCTGATCTTCCTGCACAGTCTGCGCAGCTCTCTGATTGTTATGGTGGCTATTCCGGCCTCTATGATCTCTACATTCATTCTCATGTATGTATTTGGCTTCTCGCTCAACCTGATGACGCTGATGGCACTTTCCCTGGTGGTAGGTATCCTGGTGGATGACTCGATTGTGGTACTGGAGAATATTTACCGTCACATGGAGATGGGCAAAGACAGACGTACGGCTGCTCTGGACGGCCGGAATGAAATTGGCTTTACTGCCTTAGCTATTACCCTGGTAGACGTAGTGGTGTTCTTACCTATGTCTATGGTATCCGGCCTGATCGGAAATATCCTGCGTGAATTTGCCCTGGTGGTGGTGTTTTCTACCCTGATGTCTTTATTTGTATCATTCACGATTACACCGATGCTGGCTTCCCGTTTCGGTAAACTGGATCATTTCACAACTAAAACCCTCTGGGGACGCATTTCCCTGGGTTTTGAACGTATGTTTACCAGCCTGCAAGATGGCTATACCAGGGTATTAAGCTGGAGTCTGGGTCACCGCTGGGTCATTTACCTGAGTGCCTTTTTACTGTTTGTAGGTTCCATTGCACTGGTTCCGGCAGGATTTATTGGAAGTGAATTTGCAGCCCAGGGCGACCGGGGGGAACTGGTTGTTCAACTGGAGATGGAACCGCAGGTAACCTTATATCAGAATAACCTGATTACTAAAAAAGTAGAGCAGCTGATTAAATCCCGTCCCGAAGTAAATCTGGTACTGAGTAAAGTAGGCTATACCAGCGGACAAATGGGAACCGGAACAGGTTCTAAAAACCGTTCAGAATTAACCGTAGTTCTGGTAGATAAACATCAGCGCAGCCTGAGTGTCGAGCAATTCGGTGCACAGATCAAAGCAGAAATCCAGAAAATCCCAGGCGTAAAAGCGAAGGCAGCGCCTACCAGTATAACCGGAAATGCCAACGTCGCTCCTGTTCAGATCGTATTAAAAGGCGCTGAACTGGAAAGAGTACGTGAAGCCGCTAATACAGTTTTAGGAGTGGTGCAAAAAATTCCTGGAACTACTGACGTAGAGTTTTCTATTGAAGACCCCAATCCGGAATTGCAGGTAAAACTCGACCGGGAACGGATGGCTGCGTTAGGCTTGTCGGTGACGGATATTGGTTCTACCCTGCGCACGGCCTTTAACGGAAATGATGACTCCAAATACCGCCAGGGACAGTATGAGTATGATATCTTTATCTCCCTGGACCGCTTCAACCGCTCCAACCGGGACGATGTGAGCAATATTACGTTCGTGAATAACCAGGGACAACTGGTAGAATTAAAGCAGTTTGCTGATGTTTCTCAGGAACTTGGTGCGAGCAAACTGGAACGCCGGGACAGATTATCTGCCATTACGGTGAATGCACAGGTAGTAGGCCGTCCTATAGGAACCGTAGGTAATGATATAAAAGAGGTAATGAAGAGCAAAAAATTGCCGGATGGAATTATCATCGAATATGCTGGTTCATTGCAACAACAATCGGATGCCTTCGGAAGCTTAGCCATTGCCCTCGTCATTGCGATTGTATTCGTATACCTGATCATGGTGGCTTTATATGATTCGTTCATCTATCCGTTTATTGTATTGTTCTCCTTACCAGTAGCCTTGATCGGCGCTTTGCTGGCACTGGCATTGGCTTTTGAGAACCTGAGTATTTTCTCGATTATCGGGATGATCATGCTGATGGGTCTGGTAGCTAAAAACGCCATTCTGATTGTTGACTTTACCAACCAGCAGCGGGCACTGGGTTTATCCGTACGGGATGCCTTGATTGAAGCCGGAAGAGAGCGTTTACGCCCCATTTTGATGACAACCCTGGCAATGGTGTTTGGGATGTTGCCTATTGCTCTGGCATCCGGAGCAGGTGCTGAAACGAAAAATGGCCTGGCCTGGGTAATTATCGGTGGCTTAACAAGTTCCTTGTTATTAACACTGGTATTGGTCCCTTCTGCCTATATGACCATTGAAAGAGCCATTACGAAAGTAAGAGGCTGGTTTGGCAAGAAAACGCCGCAAACCGCTGTTCTCTCAGTTCCTTCTACGGCTAAGCATTCTTAG
- a CDS encoding tetratricopeptide repeat protein: protein MDSAEALFKQGIDCYHKNEFQKAVDYFTKVIELQSDATAAFNNRGNAFHEMNMLHEALDDYSKAIQLDNKDYDAYYNRANVYDDLGHFEYAFEDFNKAIELNPKMAEAYHNRGCTKNKIGEYQLSIEDFEMAIQLRPEYDEAYYSLGNAYYYLNDPEEAIKYYTTAIQLNPKYRKAYYNRGTALNDIDSYADAIEDFNISIDIKETSDAYHNRGISKYNLGAIQAAIEDFDRSIELDDHNEKAFYSRGLAKYEMGLLEEACSDWKKACELGDEDACNNLKDFFIK from the coding sequence ATGGATTCTGCTGAAGCGCTTTTCAAACAAGGTATTGATTGTTACCATAAAAACGAATTTCAAAAAGCAGTAGATTATTTTACCAAAGTAATAGAATTACAATCTGATGCAACCGCTGCTTTCAATAACCGAGGCAATGCGTTTCATGAGATGAACATGTTACATGAAGCATTAGACGATTATTCCAAAGCAATTCAGTTAGATAATAAAGACTATGATGCCTATTATAACCGTGCGAATGTGTATGACGATTTAGGTCATTTTGAGTATGCATTTGAGGATTTTAATAAGGCTATTGAATTGAATCCGAAAATGGCCGAAGCCTATCACAATCGAGGCTGTACAAAAAATAAAATCGGAGAATATCAACTATCGATTGAAGATTTTGAAATGGCTATACAATTAAGACCTGAATATGACGAAGCATATTATAGCCTTGGTAATGCCTATTATTATTTGAATGATCCCGAAGAAGCTATTAAATATTATACTACGGCTATACAATTAAATCCAAAATATAGGAAAGCATATTATAATAGAGGTACTGCCCTCAATGATATAGATAGCTATGCCGATGCCATTGAAGATTTCAACATTTCAATTGATATCAAAGAAACATCTGATGCATATCATAACCGGGGCATTTCTAAATATAACCTTGGAGCAATACAAGCAGCAATTGAAGATTTTGACAGGTCAATTGAGCTTGATGATCATAATGAGAAAGCATTTTATAGTAGAGGGCTTGCAAAGTATGAAATGGGATTACTGGAAGAAGCTTGTTCTGATTGGAAAAAGGCTTGTGAGCTGGGTGATGAAGATGCCTGCAACAATCTTAAAGATTTTTTTATAAAATGA